The DNA window CTCTGCATGTTTCCAGATAGCCCTTTCAGAAGATCTCAGCTGTATTTGTAGTCCCAAGTTTCTGAGGCTGACGCACCAAAGGCTGTTCCCCATAAGCTACAGGCTTCAGGAGTGGTGGGATATGGGAGAAGGGGCATGGAAGAGTTCTCTTGTCTTGGCATGCGGGCAGGAGACCCTTCTGTGCAAAGTTGAGCTCTGGGGAAAGTGGCCTCAGTTCTCCCCTGACATCCCTAATTTTCCCTATGCAGCCAGAGATCTGTGAATGAAGTTTGTCTTTCTGTGAGGGGCTGGTGTTGTGGCCTCAGGGAAAAAGACAAGTTGATGAGAGAGTTTCTGCCATGGAaatcttcttcctcctttgaGTCTGCACTGTCCATGTGAATAAGTTTCCCTGTCCCGGAAGGGCTCTGTGTGATGGGAGTGGGGGTTTGTGATGGGTTTAATCCAGGcttccttagtaaccagttgCAACTAGGGAAGGGGGCATTACATAAGTATTACACATGTGCTTTCCAGGTAACAGAGTGGGAGGGGAGATAGGAAgtttagtttttttcccttcttctgaTGAGGCTTGGGGCAGCAGAGGGAATCGAAATGGTCGGTTTCTTCAGTCGGTTTTCTAGACGGGAACGTGGTGAGATTGTATCTTTGCCATTTTCCCCTCCATTTTGAAGTTTTTGATtgtgttttgtctcttttgtgtttgttaTTTTGTCCCTCCTTGTCCccatctccctttccctttcttttttcccccttttccctgggggtccctAAAGGTTACTACACGTTGCAGGTGTAATAGTAAATGTtggaaaatatatgtatgttttaATTTGGTTCAGTTCCTTTtgagttcttgctttcttttcagttttttttttccctttgctgagaAGGGTTTGGGAAGAAGGGGCAAAGGGCAGTCCGGGCTTGGTAAAAGAGCAGGGCCAAACCGAGACACTAATTTTGGAGGCACCACTGGAAGAATTTTTAGGTGTTTTGGTTTCGTTTTGGCAAACAATTCCTGGGAATACAGTCAACCTCAAGTTACATCTTTTAAACAATCTATTGTTTACATAAAAGTGTCTAGAAATGCTGCCAGAGTCCAGAAGAACTGCCAACTAAAGTTTTGTTTACAAAACCATCTCCGGGAAAGCAGCCAAGAGCACtttgttgatataaacaagggttttgtttgggaacaCGGGATTCAGGATTATGTAAACAATGAATAGAGCAGTGTCAACGTTTTTTAGCAATTACCTCAGGGAACCAGAGGGAGTCACTCTAACCATGACCCGGAAGGTGGCATGGTAACCCAGCCTCTTATGGTGAATGGCCTCCTGTCAAGAGTCATTCTACTATTTTACGTACTGATGTTGGCAATACTTGTTCCCATTTTGGGAAATCCTGTAGGGAAGCATCCAGGTTCGGATGATGAATGTCACTCATGTGAGTCTTTCCTAAATGttgacattaaaggcctgttacaATGTGACACTTCTCCGGGGCCACCCCCTTGTCATGGGGAAGGAGCTTGTGTGCtctcatgaggttgagagctatgctggcggtggtttgtgctgccggttgggtctcccatgccagacaggtctcagctgaagggtcagacaaagtgtttccacgggcaggatgggctcgctagccatttggcaaccatcctaggagaaggacaactccaaccccaaacccaggcagatggagctcgcttagccctgtaaggccatccatctaagagaaggatactctaaccaaacctacgtcctgaggtattcgctctcactgtccaagctcactggccatggcagatgaaccttaggagtaaagggtggggccagttctgtgcacgctgtgcctcacctaaaaaatccattgcgcaggctcgaagggttcacccacattgcaaaaccctgtagcgacaggtgagggttgaaaacggcaggtgataggaagcagctggaagccgcagacccaaccctgcatgcaggcggttcaggatattggtcattcgagacttgaccccggagatgacagtctgttgtggcagcatcctgaacgaccaagcagccttttctaaggacagcactccttgctccacacagagaggggcctaACAAAGGtgcctaaacaaagctcatctccacactgGTTGGATAActgcggccaaccggcatcttccatgaggtcaaacaagaacaaaggcatacacctgcctgtaaaggtgtgttcaaactaacactcgtatgttggaacatcagaaccatacttgatactggggatagtggacgtcctgaaCGTCGTTCTGCCCgcgaactgtcacggctcaacattggCATGagggaaggcagccttaaagaacacggtgctggctacacactctactggtcaggcaaacccaaaactgaaagacaccattcaggagttggcttcatgattaaaaactccattgcctccaaacttgaaaatctgccgacaggtcattccgatcgcattatgtccttacccctccctctacacaacaaacaacatgttctttttagcgtatatgccccaactctccaagctgtCCCAGTAGAAAAAGccaaattctacacagacctgcgccgcctcacccaaaatgttcctgcagatgataagttcataatccttggtgacttcaacgccagagtaggtaagaactctgaagcccGGAAAGGAGTACTGGtcaagcatggcgttggaaactgcaacggtaacggatgcctcctgctagagttttgtgcagaacggcagctcactATCGCCAACACCATCTTTCAACAGAAACACAGCCTtaagacaacctggatgcatcctcgatccaagcactggcacctcattgactatatcttagtacaacagagaaatgtcagcgaTGTCTGTCATACCCGAGTGATgctgagtgcagaatgtcaaacagaccaccaccTAGTacgttgcaaacttaacctccacttgaagcccaaacctaagagaggcggcattccaaggaggaggctccaagttaacaatcttcaaacagccacagtgagagacagcttccagggaaaccttcaaactagacttaaagataatcccataggtccctctcctgaagccctttggcaacatattaaaagttgcatcctgaagtcctctgaagagtccttagggttctcctccaagaaaaacaaacaccggtttgatgaaaacaaaaaagagatccaggaattgttgaagaagaagagaactgctcaccaagcacgccttgctcagccatcttgccatggaAGAAAAGCcacctttcgtcttgcatgcagtgagctccaacagaaacttcgagacatccagaacaaatggtggctcgacccagcagaaaaggcacaactatgcacagatttgggtgaccaaagaggtttctatgaggccctgaaagcagtgtacggacccacacaccaggttcaaagccccctactcagtgcagatggtcaaatgattctaacagataaaacctccatcctgaaccgatggtctgagcactttcagactgtcttcagtgccaaccgtgtagtccaaggctcagcaattcagcacattacacaacaaccggtgaaaaatgaattggatgcagcccctactatgggagagacactcaaggccatacagcaggtgaaaactggcaaggcagctggggttgatggaattccacctgaaatctggaagcatggaggtcaagcactccatgccaaattctaCGGtttgttgtgcgttgctgggaacaaggggaactaccatcagatctctgtgatgcagtcatcatcaccctgtacaagaagaaaggagaaaaatcagactgctcaaattaccgaggtattactttgctctccattggtggtaaaatccttgcaagaacacttctgaacagattagtacccactattgcactgaaagccagtgtggtttcagagccaataggagcaccacagacatggtgtttgttctcagacaactgcaagagaagtgtagggaatagaacaaaggtctctatgtaaccttcgttgacctcaccgAAGCTTTCGACattgtgagcagaaaaggcctgtggcagatcttgaaacatttaggatgtccccccaggttccccaaaatgatcatcctgctacatgaggatcagcgtggacaagtcagatctGGCGATGgactctctgagccctttccaataacccATGGTGTGAAACAAGATTGCATTCctgcaccaactctattcacaatcttcttcagcaggatgctccaaagagccacagcagcccTCGATGTAGcaaacggcatctacatccgatatcgtaccgatggaagcccattcaacctaaggtgactgaaggcccacaccaagaccctgaatcaccttgtccatgagctgctttttgctgacgatgccgccctcgttgctcacacagaagcagctctgcagcgcttcacatcctgctttgcaggggctgctgagctttttgggctggaagtcagcttgaagaagacagaaattctctaccaacctgcacctcaagaagtcttccatcatcctcacatcaccataggcaattcagagcatAAGTCAgcccagcagttcacctatctgggaagtatcatttcctcagatggtaagattgacaaagagacagacaacaggccagcaaaggcatacagagccttcagaaaactccataaaagagtctggtccaataaacacctgaagaaaaggacaaagatcagtgtctacagagccattgtactgtctactcttttatatgggtctgaatcctggatcatctaccgccaccatctgcagcttctcaaatgcttccatcagcgctgcctccgttcaatcctaaacatccactggtctgattacgtgaccaatgtgtctgttcttgaacaggcaggggtcagcagtgtcgaggccatgctgatgagaacgcagctgcactgggcagggcacatctccaggatggaggatcacccactgcctcccgaagCTTGTGCCCtgtggtgaactcaccaccggctgctgcaagagaggagccccgaagaagagatacaaggaccCCCcgaaacaacacctcagccttggccatattgactgccatcaatggtccactctggcctccagtcgggattcatggagacacaccactCACGATGTTGCtacttcctttgagaatgcacgcagagtcagtctcaaggagaaaagacaacgcagaaagaaccattcctcactaatatcacctaaagagacgttccactgtgccttttgtgaccgggcctgcctatcccgtatcagcctttttagccaccaacacacttgcagcaagcgtgggtagtgcccttcccgtatcttcgtttgcgaagcctaACCATGATGATGATAAagtgacattaaaggcctgttaaaatGTGACATTAAGGCCTGTTAAAAGAGATTCCTATTGTTACAATTGGTTCCaattattacctaaattgtattgtgacagcactagtgtttatgagGGTAATGGAACTGTTGTTTAAAATCGGAAGAATGTTAGTGTTTTGTTGCTTCTCCTGGTTTTGATCTAAAAAAGGTCATGCCTCAAAGGGACTCACTGGAACTTTGGAAAGGGCTTCGGACTggccagtccctgggtgggatggggcctggttggatctcggtaaagtgTTAGGGCATTTGGCACCTCCCTTTGGAAGTTCACACCAGAGCAAGTGTACGATTCTGGTGAGCTGGCCCGCCGTTTGTCGGAAGGGTGTTTTTCCTTTGAGGATCCATATATGCgattctctgctttgtgttggggcctgaCTAGTGCTTATTGATCTGCCATGGACCACTTTAAAAGAGTTGAGGCtaaaacaagaaatgaaaatatgccATCCAAGACCCATGATGTTCCTGTTTGGCCTGCCGAAAGTGGAGTCGAAACACAGCAAAAAGACAATGCTGTTTCTGAAACTGGGGCTCAAGCTACAGACCAGGAAGTCAATGCTGTCCCTACTACGACCAGAGATGTTCCTGTCCCATCCACAGGAGAtggagtccaaacacagcatgaggccAATGCTTTTTCTGAGACCCAGACTCAAGCTGAAGCCAACACAGCTCCTGCttgctctgtggaaactcaaaCTCAAACTGCAAATCCAGAAACTGCTATCTCTACTAAGTCCACTGAAACCGCAGTTAAAACTCAGACGCAAGTCAAAGCCAACGCAGCTTCTGCttgctctgtgggaactcaaactcaaaacaaaactgaagattACCATTGCCCTCATAAAGAAGAAGGCATGGGCGAAGGAGACTGCAGAACCTACAGACCCATCCCTGCGATTGGAATGTGtagaagaaggggaagaagaagaagaaccCATTCCATCCACACAAGAAGTAGCAGACGAAGGAGCAGTAGCAGACAAGAGAGCAACTGTGAGAGATGAAGGAGGAGCAGTAATGGATGAAGGAGCcgctgcgagagaggaagaaacgGCTGTGATGAAGGAAGGAGCAACTGCAAGGGAAGAAAGAGTAGTCACAATAGAGgagggagcagccgccagagaggAAGAAGTGGTCACAAAAGACGGGGCATGCCTAAGAGGACTGGGGGCATGTCCAAAAGAACTAGGGGCATGTCCAAAAGAGAGCAGAGGGGTGTCAAGAGAAAAGGAGATGGTGGAAGTGACCCAGGGTAGAGCATCACTCGATGATTTATATCCTGACTACATATCTAGGATCCCAGAAGACGCAAAGACAAGGTTAATGCATTTCTATCAGCTTGAGGAAGAACCATTTCTGCCTTTCCAGATGTAACGCTCCCTTGGAGGTGTGGTTCCACCTCCCCATATCAAACCTACATTGGAGGGAATAGATGAGTTGGAGAGGCCCTTGTCCCAGCATCTTAATGACTATTCACTACCTTCATTCATCAGGTATGATGAATGATGTAGGAGTTTTTCTCCATGGCATGAACGAggtagaagtctctctccacgGCGTGGATGACGTAGGATTCCCTCTCCATGGCGTGAATGGCATAGAAGCCCATCCCCACGGCGTGAATGGCATAGAAGCTCATCCCCACGGCATGAACAGCGTAGAAGCCCATCCCCACGGGGTGAACGGCATAGAAGCTCATCCTCATGGTGCAAACGGTCCCCACCTCCACGTGagaggggcagagaggaggTGAGAGAGGTTTCACGGAAGAGTGGaaaagtaaaaacacaggtGAAGAAGATTCTGCATGGGAGAGATGGGcgggaaataatgagggaaagtgaaattacatGATCACTGACCCCAAAAGAGATTCAGGATGTATGAAGGGTTTATAATCGGTTGCCTGATGAACaaatcctcacctggctggtgcgatgttgggacaATGGGGCtagtagtcatgtgctggagGGTCACGAAGCACAgcaattgggatctcttgcccaAGAtcgtgaaatagaacaggaaataggaaaggaagaaatggcATCCAGGCTCTGAATCCAAATGCTCTGTGCCGTGAGGGCAAGACCCATTTAAGGAGTATCTGATGAGCGCTCCGAGAGAGTGTAACACcgcagaagaaggcatccagttTCTGTGGGAATTGGCCATGTTGGAGATTATATATTGCGATCCAGATTACTATGACATCTTAGTCCCAGAGAAGGTTGTATGCACACGGCCAATGTCGGATAAGGTAATGAAAGGTGCCCCTACACCGTATATGCCTTTTCTGATATCCGCATATCCTCCAAGCACGGATGAGGTAAACGTGGGCAAAATGTGTCAGTGCATATGGAGAATAATGGAAACTATGGGAGACCCCTCTAAACCCCGGCATCATCCCATCTACAGTGGGGAAGGGGTAGAGAGAAGTAATGAATGCTCTGTGTATGAAGCAGACCCTAGAGGTAAAGACTGTAAATGCCACAAAGAAGGGTGTAGTTCTCGTTCCCGTTATCGTTCTCAGTCACCTCATGCTGCATgtgggaaaactggaagccccaagagtaagacacagagtgaaCATAGTTTGTTGCGGGCCCTTCTGCGtaaactaggggaaaacatgaagaaatgggACGGTGAATCCACCTCTAAACTTGAAGCCCAATTGtaagaattaaaacagaaattagctGATAAAAAAGCTGTCCATATAGTTGAGGCAAAGAccctggaaaagaaacattgaTCTCTGAGACATAAAAGAAACAACTTCCTCAACTCTGATGAAGGAGTCTCTGACAGAGCATCACACACGTCAGCTGGAGAATGCTCtgaccaggaacaacaatagaggggccctgcctcctgccaggaggaggagagggaccagGATGATAATCAggtttactgggctgtgtgggttcgatgacctggcacatcggatcctcagagACACcaagctttggtagatactggcGCCCcatgtacattaatgccattggaacatgagagtacagagactgtttctatttctggagtaaccggagGGTCTCAAGACTTCAGTGGTAGAGACTGACATGAGCTTGACGGaggaccaatgggaaaagcattccattgtgacagggcCAGAAGCCCCTTGCTTCCTTTCATGGACTacttaaaaagaggacacttcaaggacccaaaggggtaccagtgggcttttggtgtagccacagtgattgaatAGAAGTCCAAACAATTGTCTACCCTTCCTggcctctcagaagacccttctgctgtgggattactccgagtcaaagatcaagaagtactgaaagccactgcaactgtacataggcgacagtatcaGACAAACGGAGATGTTGTGATCCCTGTCCATAAGATGATCAGGAAGTTGGAGAGTCAAGGGGTGGTCGgtagaacacactcacccttcaacagccctatctggcctgtacacaaatctgatggagaatggagactgactgtggatTATCGTGACTTGAATAAAGTCACACCACCattgagtgctgctgtgccagatatgttggaacTCCAGTATAAGCTGGAGTCCAAAGTAGCAAAATGTTACACCACTactgacattgctaatgcgtttttctccattcccttggTGGCAAAGTGCAGgttgcagtttgctttcacctggaggggcgtgtagtacacctggaatcgactgccccaggggtggaaacacagtccaaccatttgcTGGAGGTTCCAGGAGGGatctttatctccagctgtaaAGTACATTCCTTACATCTGGTTTCTGGAGCTGAAGCTACAAGGgttctgaggccaattacacccctatggagaaggaaatcttagTGGcgtatgaaggcatacgagcagcctcagaggtaatttgTACCGAAGTACAGCtttttctggcacctcgactaccagtgctaagctggatgttcaagGGAAAAGTGCCTTCTACGCatcatgccaccgatgccacgtggagcaagtggattgctttgattacgcgtgttcgaattgggagctcgaatcaccctggaattttagaaatCATAATCAATTGGTcgaaggtgggaacttcagtctggcagatgaagaagaggaagagtcagtgagtcaaGCTCTAGAAGttccaccatataatcagctgccagacGAAGAGACACGCTACACCCTTTTCACCAATGGTTCTTGCCGTATTGTAGGGAAGAGCcagaagtggaaagcagctgtgtggagttCCACTTGatgggtggcagaagccaccgAGGGaaaaggcgaatcgagtcagttcgcagaactcaaagccgTCCAATTGGCCCTGGACATcgcagaaagagaaggatggccaaggctctactcGTACACCAACTCATGGATGGTAGCAAATGGTCTACAGGGATGGCTAGACcagtggaagaaaatgaattggAGGCGCAGAGGAAAACCCATCTGGGTTGCTGAtttgtggcaagacattgctgccagagtaaagaaactgaacgtgagagtccgccatgtagatgcccatgtgcccaaaggtcgagctaatgaggaacaagataataacagacaggcagactgagctgcacagattgaggtgtcacaagtagacctagattggcagcaaaagggagaattgttcctagctcgatgggcccatgatgcttcaggccatcaaggcagagatgcaacctataaatgggcacgagaccgaggggtggatttaactatGGACgttatttcccaggttatccacgattgtgaaacctgtgctgccattaagcaggaAAAAGGTTGAAGTCCCTCTGGTATGGTAGACGCTGGGACAAATATAAATGTGGAGaagcctggcaggttgactacatcacattgccacagactagccaaggtaagtgctatgtgcttaccatggtagAAGCGACCActggatggttagagacatatttgGTACCACATACAATGgcccggaatactatcttgggccttgagaagcaggtcctgtggaggcatggcactccagatcgcattgagtcagacaatgggactcatttcaagaacaatctggTGTTCACTTAGGCACTGGAGCATGGTATTAAATGGGTATgtcacattccatatcatgcacctgctgctggaaatgttGAGAGGTGCCATGGattgttaaaaacaactctgaaggcactaggtggaggaaccttcaagaactgggataagcatttagccaaggcaacctggttggttaacaccagaggctctgtcaatcgagctggtcctgcccaagcagaatccctccacacggtagatggagacaaagttccagcaaTTCACTTaagaggcatgttagggaaatctgtttggattacccctccctcgggccaagacaagcccattcgtgggattgtttttctCAAGGGACCGGAAATACCTGGTCCTGAACTCATAGCTGTGACTGTAACCGAAAGGCGAAGGAGCCAAGATGAATTGATGGTGGTGTtaatccttgatgacaagacatttGTCTTGAAGGACTGCATAAGGACTATATATATACGTATATATATGTGGAATATAAGCGAATGTGAGAATACGAGGAGTGCACAGAAAAGActagtgtggaataaggggtggaaaATGTGACGGGTTTAACCCAGGCGTCTTTAGTAATCAGTTGCAACTAGGGAAGTGGGTATTACATAAGTATTCCACACATGTTTTCCTCGTaacagaggggaagggagataggaagtttagggttttttccttcttccggTGAGGCTTGGGGGAGCAGAGGCAATCGAAATGGTCCCTTTCTTCAGTCAGTTTTCTAGCCTGAGGACATTGTGAGATTGTAGCTTTGccattttcccttccattttgaagtttttgattgtattttgtctgttttgtgtttgttattTTGTCCCTCCTCTATCCtgtctccctttccctttttcccccttttccctgggggcccCTAAAGGTTACTACAAGTTGCATGTGCAGTAGTAAATGTTGGAAAATACATGTATGTTTTAATATGGTTCGATTCCTTTTcagttcttgctttcttttcagtttttctttccctttgctgaGAAGGGTTTGGGAAGGAGGGGCGAAGGGCAGTCCAGGCTTGGTAAAAGAGCAGAGCCAAACACAGACAGGGATGTGCCCTCTGCACAGGATGACAGGATGAGCAGTCCTGCAAATGTGTGCAGTGAACCTCTGAGGCTGCCTGCTGACCACCCAGGGGAGAATGAAGACCTTGGGAACAAGAAAGAGGCTGCTTCTCAGTGCATCTCCTTTCTCCCAGGAAGGCTTAGAGAGGGTCTGGAGAGGAAATGACCACAAAGAGCCAAAAACTGGAAATCAGCAGAGTTTAAAGGGTCTAAGGAAAGAAACCAGATGTCACTAAGAAGAGGCTACAGGAAAGGGATCCCCATGGGCAGTAAGAAGACAGTTCCGCACACAGGAAGAGTGAGGCAAGTCCATTCTAGTCTGCTTTTGGTGATCATCAAGACTGacagaaacaggaaataatacaggaaaaagcaaaaaaaggagaaagaacagaaaagagagATAAGGGTCATGTCTTCAAAAAGTCCAGGCTGGCACCATCCAGAGAGTTGACACTCTTTGCAGGAAGAGAGTCATATGCTCAGTCCTTCTGAAAACAATGGCCAAGACCTTTGTTGTTCAGTCTGGACTCATCGTTTGGCCTTTTTGATTGCTTTGTCACTGGTGTCTTTAGCAAGGAGGGCAccttctgctgccacagcagctgctggtgatgcAGGAGAGGTCAAAGCCCTCGGAGTTGATGGGCACTCCGTcacagctgaggatgctgccaacAGCAGCGGAGGTGGAGGATCCCACCACGGtgttctgtgggaaggagctgaggatggggccgggcagggtcaccagcacagcaggcgGCTCAATGACGACAgtggagctctggcactgcctgacacagcactcattgcagctgttggccagcGGGGTCGGgccacagggctggcagcaagggctgcagggctggcactgctggcacttcTCAGCACACGCCATGTCTCAAGCCTGCTGCTGCACCATACAGAGCACACACACCTCTGAGGAAGAGCCAGCAAAGCAGCAACAGGGAGCCAAGGCACATGCTGCTGTTTTGGCAGGAAGAGGCTGTGCAGGGGTAAACAATTgagcctttccctgagcccAACAGGTCCATCAGTGTTCAGCCAtgcccagagatgctcctgCCTAAACTGCAGGAAAATAACCCGCTCATCCCAGCCTCAGCCTCTATCCAGAAGGAGACGGTCTGCCCTCTGCCCACACAAGCATCATTAGAGAGCACTCGCAGAAGAAGAAGTAGCATGTATGGACTGGACACTTGACCCTGTCCTAGAGAGAGGGTGGAAGAAAAAGGGGGTTCCCACTCACCTGGTTCTAAGGAGAAAGAGATGATAGAAGTGTTTGAGAGACTCACCAGTTAGACTGGCTTGTTTATTGGCCCCAAAGTGCCTCCGGGCCTAAGGCTGTGCTGCATAAATGACAATTTTCTGCATGATGCCAGTGAACAGAAAGATCATAGGGAATGATACGGCATAAGCTACTCTTTCCCTCTACACTGACTTTGCAGTTCCTGGCTGACATCATGCCAATCCCCTCATGGACATTGCTGAAGGTGAGTACGAAATGTTCCAGGATTCCCTGTAGCAAAGATGTGTGAGTGTGGGCAGAAGTTATAAATGAAGTGCAGAAGGGATCCAGGGGAGGCAGGTGATGCAGCCTGGGGCACTCAGGTGGATATTTTATGGTTCTACTGAGAGGAAGGGCCTCAGCTGCCTCAGTCATTATCTCATCACTGAAGAGCTCCCTGA is part of the Pithys albifrons albifrons isolate INPA30051 chromosome 25, PitAlb_v1, whole genome shotgun sequence genome and encodes:
- the LOC139682574 gene encoding feather keratin Cos2-2-like encodes the protein MACAEKCQQCQPCSPCCQPCGPTPLANSCNECCVRQCQSSTVVIEPPAVLVTLPGPILSSFPQNTVVGSSTSAAVGSILSCDGVPINSEGFDLSCITSSCCGSRRCPPC